A window from Candidatus Cloacimonas sp. encodes these proteins:
- a CDS encoding T9SS type A sorting domain-containing protein — translation MKRIVLFVLLFIAVISAWSNPIEPNLISRFWFEPENILQIELSQFVGLFQAAEITYLDAEDSLTIQVNPNATSVQQVNMPQSINTPESGFFTIRIPQQFEETVHWGADLENDLSSLNGTECAVHILYTNLYGDSVYGWAKDISPAVCGPDYCSARFIYRVECTDLSGFPLAGVSVYNSQSAGSAFVNPAITNSAGIATGELYPMKTRIWVINPITNETTFNTHFFAEPGAVMPFSVQLPVSVEDSNITSAVPKLVLYPSVVNPNLQKTIHISFSTKLTGKAKLVLYDLKGRYVAETVYNQDEVEWQLPELSSGVYFVRLSHQDKALGTAKLIILK, via the coding sequence ATGAAACGCATCGTCTTATTTGTATTACTATTTATTGCCGTTATTTCGGCTTGGTCAAATCCCATAGAGCCAAATCTAATCAGCAGATTTTGGTTTGAGCCGGAAAATATATTGCAGATTGAGCTTTCTCAATTTGTAGGTTTATTTCAGGCAGCAGAAATAACTTATCTTGATGCAGAGGATTCCCTAACTATTCAGGTTAATCCAAATGCGACATCTGTTCAGCAAGTTAATATGCCACAGAGTATTAACACGCCTGAAAGTGGTTTTTTCACTATCCGAATTCCGCAGCAATTTGAGGAGACAGTTCACTGGGGAGCTGATTTGGAGAATGATTTAAGTTCGCTGAATGGAACTGAATGTGCAGTGCACATACTTTACACCAATCTGTATGGAGATAGTGTTTATGGCTGGGCAAAAGATATTTCGCCTGCTGTTTGCGGACCGGATTATTGTTCTGCCAGGTTCATTTACAGGGTTGAATGCACCGATTTAAGCGGTTTTCCTCTTGCCGGAGTTTCCGTTTACAACAGTCAATCTGCAGGAAGCGCTTTCGTAAATCCAGCGATTACTAATAGTGCAGGGATTGCTACCGGGGAGCTTTATCCAATGAAAACGCGGATTTGGGTAATAAATCCTATTACCAATGAAACGACTTTCAATACTCATTTTTTTGCCGAGCCGGGAGCAGTTATGCCCTTTTCTGTGCAATTGCCTGTTAGTGTTGAAGATAGCAATATCACTTCAGCAGTGCCCAAGCTTGTTCTTTATCCTTCTGTAGTGAATCCAAATTTGCAGAAAACAATCCACATTTCCTTTTCTACCAAGCTTACGGGCAAGGCAAAACTTGTTTTATACGATTTGAAAGGACGCTATGTTGCAGAAACAGTTTATAACCAGGATGAAGTGGAATGGCAGCTGCCAGAACTATCCAGCGGCGTTTATTTTGTGCGTCTTAGCCATCAAGATAAGGCATTGGGGACAGCCAAGCTAATTATACTAAAGTGA